The following coding sequences are from one Streptomyces dengpaensis window:
- the tsf gene encoding translation elongation factor Ts, with amino-acid sequence MANYTAADVKKLRELTGAGMMDCKKALDEADGNVDKAVEALRIKGQKGVAKREGRSAENGAVVSVIADDNTSGVLVELKCETDFVAKGEKFQAVAHKIAQHVAATSPADLEALLGSEIEPGKTVQAFVDEANANLGEKIVLDRFAQFSGPYVTAYMHRTMPDLPPQIGVLVELDKADADLAKGVAQHIAAFSPKYLSKDDVPAEVVESERRVAEETTRAEGKPEAALPKIVEGRVNGFFKEVTLLGQPYALDQKKSVQQILDEAGVALKRFTRIKVGI; translated from the coding sequence ATGGCGAACTACACCGCCGCTGACGTCAAGAAGCTCCGTGAGCTCACCGGCGCCGGCATGATGGACTGCAAGAAGGCGCTGGACGAGGCCGACGGCAACGTCGACAAGGCCGTCGAGGCGCTGCGCATCAAGGGCCAGAAGGGCGTCGCCAAGCGCGAGGGCCGCTCCGCCGAGAACGGCGCCGTGGTCTCCGTCATCGCCGACGACAACACCTCCGGTGTCCTGGTCGAGCTGAAGTGCGAGACGGACTTCGTCGCCAAGGGTGAGAAGTTCCAGGCCGTCGCCCACAAGATCGCCCAGCACGTCGCCGCGACCTCTCCGGCTGACCTCGAGGCGCTGCTCGGCTCCGAGATCGAGCCCGGCAAGACGGTTCAGGCGTTCGTCGACGAGGCCAACGCCAACCTGGGCGAGAAGATCGTCCTGGACCGCTTCGCTCAGTTCTCCGGCCCGTACGTCACCGCGTACATGCACCGCACCATGCCTGACCTGCCCCCGCAGATCGGTGTCCTGGTCGAGCTGGACAAGGCCGACGCCGACCTTGCCAAGGGTGTCGCCCAGCACATCGCCGCCTTCTCGCCGAAGTACCTCTCCAAGGACGACGTCCCGGCCGAGGTCGTCGAGTCCGAGCGCCGCGTCGCCGAGGAGACCACCCGCGCCGAGGGCAAGCCCGAGGCCGCCCTGCCGAAGATCGTTGAGGGTCGCGTCAACGGCTTCTTCAAGGAGGTCACCCTTCTGGGTCAGCCCTACGCGCTGGACCAGAAGAAGTCCGTCCAGCAGATCCTGGACGAGGCCGGTGTCGCCCTGAAGCGCTTCACGCGCATCAAGGTCGGCATCTGA
- a CDS encoding YifB family Mg chelatase-like AAA ATPase: protein MGFARTCSVALVGVEGVVVEVQADLEPGVAAFTLVGLPDKSLTESRDRVRAAVVNSGAEWPQKKLTVGLSPASVPKGGSGFDLAVACAVLGASERIDPRVLADIVMIGELGLDGRVRPVRGVLPAVLAAADAGYEQVVVPECAAAEASLVPGVSVLGVRSLRQLIAVLTDEAVPEEDPDEQGRPDPLLAGLRVPGTGEATGLCGVAAPEHDQGNDLADVVGQMSARTAMEVAAAGGHHVFLQGPPGAGKTMLAERMPSLLPRLSRQESLEVTAIHSVAGLLPPGRPMVDIPPYCAPHHSATMQALVGGGKGLARPGAVSLSHRGVLFLDEAPEFSGFALDALRQPLEAGHVVIARSAGVVRFPAKFLMVLAANPCPCGRFSAMNDLCECPPSAIRRYQARLSGPLLDRVDLRVDVEPVTRSELTARGAQGESTRTVADRVSAARERSAARLTGTPWHTNSEVPGRELRGRWQARPGAMDEAERGLERGVLTARGLDRVLRVAWTVADLAGHDRPDAHDVALALQLRTGVPRGVPMLIGSPA from the coding sequence ATGGGATTCGCGCGTACGTGTTCGGTGGCCCTGGTCGGCGTCGAGGGCGTCGTGGTCGAGGTCCAGGCCGACCTGGAGCCCGGCGTCGCGGCCTTCACGCTGGTCGGCCTTCCGGACAAGAGCCTGACCGAGAGCAGGGATCGGGTGCGGGCGGCGGTGGTGAACTCCGGCGCCGAGTGGCCCCAGAAGAAGCTGACGGTCGGCTTGAGCCCGGCGTCCGTCCCGAAGGGCGGTTCAGGTTTCGATCTCGCTGTTGCCTGCGCTGTCCTGGGCGCTTCGGAGCGGATCGATCCACGCGTGCTCGCCGACATCGTGATGATCGGCGAACTGGGACTGGACGGCCGGGTGCGGCCGGTGCGGGGTGTTCTGCCGGCGGTGCTGGCCGCCGCGGACGCGGGATACGAGCAGGTGGTGGTGCCGGAGTGCGCCGCGGCCGAAGCCTCGTTGGTGCCCGGCGTCTCGGTGCTCGGGGTCCGCAGTCTGCGCCAGCTGATCGCGGTGCTCACGGACGAGGCGGTGCCCGAGGAGGATCCCGACGAGCAGGGCCGCCCGGATCCCTTGCTGGCGGGCCTGCGTGTGCCCGGCACGGGCGAGGCCACCGGGCTGTGCGGGGTCGCCGCACCCGAGCACGACCAGGGGAACGATCTCGCCGACGTGGTCGGCCAGATGTCGGCGCGCACCGCGATGGAGGTCGCGGCGGCCGGCGGTCACCATGTCTTCCTGCAAGGGCCACCCGGCGCGGGCAAGACGATGCTCGCCGAGCGGATGCCCTCCCTCCTGCCACGCCTCTCCCGGCAGGAGTCCCTGGAGGTGACGGCGATCCACTCGGTGGCGGGCCTGCTGCCGCCGGGCAGGCCGATGGTGGACATCCCGCCGTACTGCGCGCCGCACCACTCGGCGACGATGCAGGCACTGGTCGGCGGGGGCAAGGGGCTCGCGCGGCCCGGCGCGGTGTCGTTGTCGCATCGTGGAGTGCTCTTTTTGGACGAGGCGCCAGAATTCAGCGGCTTCGCGCTCGACGCTCTGCGACAGCCCCTGGAGGCGGGGCACGTGGTGATCGCGCGCAGCGCCGGTGTCGTGCGGTTCCCGGCGAAGTTTCTGATGGTGCTGGCGGCCAACCCCTGTCCGTGCGGGCGCTTCAGCGCGATGAACGACCTCTGCGAGTGCCCGCCCTCCGCCATCCGTCGCTACCAGGCCAGGCTTTCCGGGCCCCTGCTCGACCGGGTCGACCTGAGGGTGGACGTCGAGCCGGTCACCCGGTCCGAGCTGACGGCGCGCGGCGCCCAGGGCGAGTCGACGCGGACGGTGGCCGACCGGGTGAGCGCTGCCCGGGAGCGCTCTGCCGCACGGTTGACCGGCACCCCGTGGCACACCAACAGCGAAGTGCCAGGACGCGAACTGCGCGGGCGCTGGCAGGCGCGGCCGGGAGCGATGGACGAGGCGGAGCGCGGCCTGGAGCGCGGTGTGCTGACCGCCCGGGGCCTGGACCGGGTGCTCCGCGTGGCGTGGACCGTCGCGGACCTGGCGGGACACGACCGGCCCGACGCCCATGACGTGGCCCTGGCTCTGCAGCTCCGCACCGGAGTCCCGCGAGGGGTGCCGATGTTGATCGGCTCGCCGGCATGA
- the dprA gene encoding DNA-processing protein DprA: MTDDDEPLARAALARVIEPGDEVGGRWLREFGAVEVARRLAEGGEPLPGVSEKRWEGLRGRAGRVRPELDLARARGAGVRFICPGEPEWPTQLDDLGDARPTGLWVRGRPSLRIWALRSVAVVGARACTEYGAHMAATLGAGLAERGWVVVSGGAYGVDGAAHRGALGAGGATVAVLACGVDRPYPRGHTELITRIAEQGLVVGELPPGDHPTPSRFILRNRVIAALTRGTVVVEAAYRSGALVTARAAQRLGRFTMGVPGPATSGLSAGVHELLRGGDAVLVSDAADVTELVGDMGELAPDRRGPVLPRDLLAPGAERVLAALPARGPAGAEEIARGAGTTADDAVGRLYELRALGFVERHGDGWKLTRQAMISVRDDRGRC, encoded by the coding sequence ATGACGGACGACGACGAACCCCTGGCGCGCGCCGCCCTCGCCCGAGTCATCGAACCCGGGGACGAGGTCGGTGGGCGATGGCTGCGGGAGTTCGGGGCCGTGGAGGTGGCGCGGCGGCTGGCGGAGGGAGGCGAGCCGCTGCCGGGGGTGAGTGAGAAGCGGTGGGAGGGGCTGCGCGGGCGGGCCGGGCGCGTGCGGCCGGAGTTGGATCTGGCTCGGGCGCGGGGTGCCGGGGTGAGGTTCATCTGCCCCGGAGAGCCCGAGTGGCCCACGCAGCTCGACGACCTCGGGGACGCCCGCCCCACCGGGCTGTGGGTACGGGGGCGGCCCAGCCTGCGGATATGGGCCCTGCGCTCCGTCGCCGTGGTCGGAGCCCGGGCCTGCACGGAGTACGGCGCCCACATGGCGGCCACCCTCGGCGCCGGTCTCGCGGAGCGGGGCTGGGTGGTGGTGTCCGGCGGTGCCTATGGCGTCGACGGCGCCGCGCACCGGGGCGCCCTCGGGGCGGGCGGCGCCACCGTCGCCGTACTCGCCTGCGGCGTCGACCGGCCCTATCCGCGCGGGCACACCGAACTGATCACCAGGATCGCGGAACAGGGGCTGGTGGTGGGGGAGTTACCGCCCGGCGACCACCCGACGCCGAGCAGATTCATCCTCAGGAACAGGGTCATCGCGGCGCTCACCCGGGGCACCGTGGTCGTCGAGGCCGCCTACCGCAGTGGCGCGCTGGTCACGGCGCGTGCGGCGCAGCGGCTCGGGCGGTTCACGATGGGGGTGCCGGGCCCGGCCACGAGCGGGCTGTCGGCGGGGGTGCACGAACTGCTGCGCGGCGGGGACGCGGTGCTGGTCTCCGACGCCGCGGACGTCACCGAACTGGTGGGTGACATGGGTGAGCTGGCTCCCGACCGCCGCGGGCCCGTGCTGCCGCGCGATCTGCTGGCCCCGGGCGCCGAACGAGTGCTGGCCGCGCTGCCGGCGCGCGGCCCGGCGGGGGCGGAGGAGATCGCCCGGGGTGCGGGCACCACCGCGGACGACGCGGTCGGGAGACTGTACGAACTCCGAGCACTCGGTTTCGTCGAACGACACGGCGATGGCTGGAAGTTGACACGCCAGGCGATGATCTCCGTCCGCGATGATCGGGGGCGGTGCTGA
- a CDS encoding murein hydrolase activator EnvC family protein encodes MRAKRRVRTWLGLLLGFTLTVLGTVSPSALAARPNDPGPPARPAPPAPPAPTGPSGPAVPPGPDPAAPTVPAVAGVWPVGVRPPVVRGWEPPATPYARGHRGVDLAAPPGAPVRTVAPGRVSFAGRVAGRGIVSVELSNTGTPPLRTTYGPVKATVRKGDEVAAGDVLGTVEPSASHCASSCLHWGLLRGKTYLNPLSLLPPWLLRRGPSRLLPVRSCGQACR; translated from the coding sequence ATGCGAGCGAAACGACGTGTCCGTACGTGGCTGGGGCTGCTGCTGGGCTTCACGCTGACGGTCCTGGGGACCGTTTCCCCCTCGGCCCTGGCCGCCCGCCCGAACGACCCGGGCCCACCGGCCCGTCCGGCCCCTCCGGCCCCTCCGGCCCCGACAGGACCGTCGGGACCCGCGGTGCCGCCGGGCCCCGATCCGGCGGCCCCGACTGTCCCGGCGGTCGCCGGCGTGTGGCCGGTGGGTGTACGCCCACCGGTGGTACGGGGCTGGGAACCCCCGGCGACGCCCTACGCCCGGGGCCACCGCGGCGTGGACCTGGCCGCGCCCCCTGGCGCCCCGGTACGCACCGTGGCACCGGGCCGCGTCTCCTTCGCCGGCCGCGTCGCGGGCCGCGGCATCGTCTCGGTGGAACTGTCGAACACGGGGACGCCACCACTCCGCACGACGTACGGCCCCGTAAAGGCGACGGTGCGCAAAGGCGACGAGGTGGCGGCAGGCGACGTACTGGGCACGGTGGAACCAAGCGCCTCCCACTGCGCGAGTTCCTGCCTGCACTGGGGCCTGCTGAGAGGCAAGACCTACCTCAACCCGCTGTCCTTGCTCCCACCGTGGCTACTGCGCAGGGGCCCGTCGCGTTTGCTTCCGGTCCGTAGCTGTGGGCAGGCGTGCCGCTAG
- the rpsB gene encoding 30S ribosomal protein S2 codes for MAVVTMRELLESGVHFGHQTRRWNPKMKRFIFTERNGIYIIDLLQSLSYIDRAYEFVKETVAHGGTVMFVGTKKQAQEAIAEQATRVGMPYVNQRWLGGMLTNFSTVYKRLQRLKELEQIDFEDVAASGLTKKELLVLSREKAKLEKTLGGIREMQKVPSAVWIVDTKKEHIAVGEARKLNIPVVAILDTNCDPDEVDYKIPGNDDAIRSVTLLTRVIADAVAEGLIARSGVAAEAKGEKAAGEPLAEWERDLLEGEKKADEAEVQTSAETEKVADAEQAEAPAAEAPAAEGPAADTEQA; via the coding sequence ATGGCCGTCGTCACGATGCGGGAGCTGCTGGAGAGCGGCGTCCACTTCGGTCACCAGACCCGTCGCTGGAACCCGAAGATGAAGCGCTTCATCTTCACCGAGCGCAACGGCATCTACATCATCGACCTGCTCCAGTCGCTGTCGTACATCGACCGCGCCTACGAGTTCGTCAAGGAGACCGTCGCCCACGGCGGCACGGTCATGTTCGTCGGCACCAAGAAGCAGGCGCAGGAGGCCATCGCCGAGCAGGCCACCCGCGTCGGCATGCCCTACGTCAACCAGCGCTGGCTGGGCGGCATGCTCACCAACTTCTCCACCGTCTACAAGCGTCTGCAGCGCCTCAAGGAGCTTGAGCAGATCGACTTCGAGGACGTCGCCGCTTCCGGTCTGACCAAGAAGGAGCTTCTCGTGCTCTCGCGCGAGAAGGCCAAGCTGGAGAAGACCCTCGGTGGTATCCGCGAGATGCAGAAGGTGCCCAGCGCCGTCTGGATCGTGGACACCAAGAAGGAGCACATCGCGGTCGGTGAGGCCCGGAAGCTCAACATCCCGGTCGTCGCCATCCTCGACACCAACTGCGACCCCGACGAGGTCGACTACAAGATCCCGGGCAACGACGACGCGATCCGCTCCGTCACCCTGCTCACCCGCGTGATCGCCGACGCCGTCGCCGAGGGCCTCATCGCCCGTTCCGGCGTCGCCGCCGAGGCGAAGGGTGAGAAGGCCGCGGGCGAGCCGCTCGCCGAGTGGGAGCGCGACCTGCTCGAGGGCGAGAAGAAGGCCGACGAGGCCGAGGTCCAGACCTCCGCCGAGACCGAGAAGGTCGCCGACGCCGAGCAGGCCGAGGCTCCGGCCGCCGAGGCTCCGGCCGCCGAGGGCCCGGCCGCGGACACCGAGCAGGCCTGA
- a CDS encoding TetR/AcrR family transcriptional regulator: MAEHRSMQRAALLDAARSLLSEGGTEALTFPALAERTGLARSSVYEYFRSRAAVVEELCEVDFPVWAAEVSAAMERASSAEGKVEAYIRQQLSLVGDRRHRAVVAISASELDAGAREKIRAAHGGLVAMIVEALGEMGHAEPRLAAMLLQGVVDAAVRRIELGAAESPSAITDAAVAMALRGVRG; encoded by the coding sequence GTGGCCGAGCACCGGTCGATGCAGCGAGCCGCCCTGCTGGACGCGGCGCGGTCCCTGTTGTCCGAGGGCGGGACGGAGGCGCTGACCTTCCCGGCTCTCGCCGAGCGCACGGGGCTCGCGCGGTCTTCCGTGTACGAGTACTTCCGGTCGCGGGCGGCTGTCGTCGAGGAGCTGTGCGAGGTCGACTTTCCCGTCTGGGCGGCGGAAGTGTCGGCGGCGATGGAGCGGGCCTCCTCTGCGGAGGGGAAGGTCGAGGCCTACATTCGGCAGCAGCTGTCGCTGGTCGGGGACCGGCGGCACCGGGCGGTGGTGGCCATCTCGGCGAGCGAGCTCGATGCGGGCGCCCGGGAGAAGATCCGTGCTGCGCACGGTGGGCTTGTCGCGATGATCGTCGAGGCGCTCGGGGAGATGGGGCATGCGGAGCCGCGGCTTGCCGCGATGCTTCTTCAGGGTGTGGTCGATGCCGCTGTGCGGCGCATTGAGCTGGGGGCTGCGGAGTCGCCCTCCGCGATCACCGATGCGGCCGTGGCTATGGCTCTGCGGGGGGTTCGGGGCTGA
- a CDS encoding YraN family protein, which yields MARNAGNAGNARNARNARNARNALGKYGEDLAARRLTETGMTVLARNWRCGRSGEIDIVARDGEAVVVCEVKTRKAGAFEHPMAAVTPAKAQRLRGLAERWLQEHGGAPPGGVRIDLIGVLLPDRGAPVVEHARGVA from the coding sequence ATGGCACGCAATGCAGGTAACGCAGGTAACGCACGCAACGCACGCAACGCACGCAACGCACGCAACGCACTCGGCAAGTACGGCGAGGATCTGGCCGCGCGGCGGCTGACCGAGACCGGGATGACGGTCCTGGCGCGCAACTGGCGCTGCGGCAGGAGCGGCGAGATCGACATCGTGGCGCGCGACGGCGAGGCGGTGGTCGTCTGCGAGGTCAAGACCCGCAAGGCGGGTGCCTTCGAACACCCGATGGCGGCCGTCACGCCGGCCAAGGCCCAGCGCCTGCGTGGCCTCGCCGAACGCTGGCTCCAGGAACATGGCGGAGCGCCACCCGGCGGCGTCCGCATCGACCTGATCGGCGTCCTCCTCCCCGACCGCGGCGCGCCCGTGGTCGAGCATGCGCGGGGGGTGGCCTGA
- the whiG gene encoding RNA polymerase sigma factor WhiG has translation MPQHTSGSDRAAIPPAARGGGSVRPPAPSTLDELWRSYKTTGDERLREQLILHYSPLVKYVAGRVSVGLPANVEQADFVSSGVFGLIDAIEKFDIEREIKFETYAITRIRGAMIDELRALDWIPRSVRQKARNVERAYATLEARLRRTPSEGEVASEMGIGVDELHAVFSQLSLANVVALEELLHVGGEGGDRLSLMDTLEDTAADNPVEVAEDRELRRFLARAINTLPEREKTVVTLYYYEGLTLAEIGNVLGVTESRVSQIHTKSVLQLRAKLASFGR, from the coding sequence ATGCCCCAGCACACCTCCGGGTCCGACCGGGCGGCGATCCCGCCAGCCGCCCGCGGCGGCGGTAGCGTGCGCCCGCCCGCTCCCTCGACGCTCGACGAGCTGTGGCGGTCGTACAAGACGACGGGTGACGAGCGGCTACGGGAACAGCTGATCCTGCACTACTCGCCGTTGGTGAAGTACGTCGCCGGGCGCGTGAGCGTGGGTCTGCCGGCCAATGTCGAGCAGGCCGACTTCGTCTCGTCGGGGGTGTTCGGGCTGATCGACGCGATCGAGAAGTTCGACATCGAGCGGGAGATCAAGTTCGAGACGTACGCGATCACGCGGATCCGGGGCGCGATGATCGACGAGTTGCGGGCGCTGGACTGGATTCCGCGGTCGGTACGGCAGAAGGCGCGCAACGTGGAGCGGGCGTACGCGACGCTGGAGGCCCGGCTGCGACGCACCCCGTCGGAGGGCGAGGTGGCCTCCGAGATGGGCATCGGGGTGGACGAACTCCACGCCGTGTTCAGCCAGTTGTCGCTGGCGAACGTGGTGGCCCTGGAGGAACTGCTGCATGTCGGCGGCGAGGGCGGCGACCGGCTGAGCCTGATGGACACCCTGGAGGACACCGCGGCCGACAACCCGGTCGAGGTGGCCGAGGACCGGGAGCTGCGGAGGTTTCTGGCGCGGGCGATCAACACCCTGCCCGAGCGGGAGAAGACCGTCGTCACGCTCTACTACTACGAGGGCCTCACGCTCGCGGAGATCGGCAATGTGCTGGGGGTGACCGAGAGCCGGGTGAGTCAGATCCACACCAAGTCGGTGCTCCAGCTACGCGCCAAGCTGGCGAGTTTCGGGCGCTGA